Proteins encoded within one genomic window of Cotesia glomerata isolate CgM1 unplaced genomic scaffold, MPM_Cglom_v2.3 scaffold_27, whole genome shotgun sequence:
- the LOC123274235 gene encoding histone H3.v1-like translates to MKGATEVIFVPPQLLALTQRVLCLVPSVCLNIAQCHSADDDNADACDDINDDDDSDNQQILIIALVLSLTTMMARQIKEREETVPEEWSLESAVTHSEEEEEEEAEDKDEEEEEEEEEREREREEELEDTKEHTRSRDFRLKSLRKIIAGGGGIVLLIK, encoded by the exons CTCCTCAGTTGCTTGCATTAACGCAACGCGTTCTTTGTTTAGTGCCGAGTGTTTGTTTAAATATCGCTCAGTGTCATTCTGCTGATGATGACAACGCTGATGCTTGTGATGATATTAATGACGATGATGATTCTGATAATCAACAGATTCTAATAATTGCTTTAGTATTATCATTGACGACGATGATG GCGCGACAGATCAAGGAACGCGAAGAAACCGTCCCCGAGGAGTGGTCTCTAGAGAGTGCGGTGACAC ACtctgaagaagaagaagaagaagaagcagAAGACAAAgacgaagaagaagaagaagaggaaGAGGAACGAGAACGAGAACGAGAAGAAGAGTTAGAAGATACTAAGGAGCACACGAGAAGCCGCGATTTTCGTTTGAAATCGCTGAGAAAGATCATCGCTGGCGGTGGCGGCATTGTCCTGCTT ataaaatag